Proteins from a single region of Haloterrigena alkaliphila:
- a CDS encoding DUF7285 family protein produces MALVTGVGLYAVYVGGALEQSDRTTESTAIDYVWDDLEHEERDVFPASEYESGMDAKLRDAIDADSLPHGLNVYIEIRAYDDGEPTVFAAAHFDSAGDDLAERQLDSNHPDFGPPRGAGEPADSGIETRPISVEVTPADVRGGTLHVEVW; encoded by the coding sequence ATGGCACTCGTCACCGGTGTCGGGTTGTACGCGGTCTACGTCGGCGGCGCCCTCGAGCAGAGCGACCGGACGACCGAGTCGACGGCCATCGACTACGTCTGGGACGACCTCGAGCACGAGGAGCGCGACGTCTTCCCCGCCTCCGAGTACGAGTCCGGGATGGACGCGAAGCTCCGCGACGCGATCGACGCGGACTCGCTGCCCCACGGACTGAACGTCTACATCGAGATCAGGGCGTACGACGACGGTGAGCCGACCGTCTTCGCCGCGGCCCACTTCGATTCCGCGGGCGACGACCTCGCCGAACGCCAACTCGACTCGAACCACCCCGACTTCGGGCCGCCCCGCGGAGCGGGCGAACCGGCCGATTCGGGCATCGAAACGCGACCGATCTCGGTCGAGGTGACGCCGGCCGACGTTCGCGGCGGTACGCTGCACGTGGAGGTCTGGTAG
- a CDS encoding thiamine-phosphate synthase family protein → MALVLPSELVVEQFLPTVRAMLATRLAERGMTQREIATHLGVTQAAVSKYVGGESGGDDRFRDHPETVAAVDRIADGLASDEMDGYDALTELLALIRDLEDRGPICELHEEEMPALRGLGCDLCVRGLDPDVRTERDVLSTVRTAARTLAAVPEMADFVPNVGTNIGMALPEPRDETDVAAIPGRIYAIGGRIEIPANPEFGASKHVATAVLAATDVDPGIRGAVNVATDDGLLEAARERGIEPLEFDADYDDRDAHLRERFAERGDVPRVAYHRGAFGIEPATYVFGTDAGDAVERVRDLVTEAT, encoded by the coding sequence ATGGCGCTAGTACTGCCGAGCGAACTCGTCGTCGAGCAGTTCCTGCCGACGGTGCGGGCCATGCTGGCGACGCGACTCGCCGAGCGAGGAATGACCCAACGAGAGATCGCGACCCACCTCGGCGTCACGCAGGCCGCCGTCAGCAAGTACGTCGGCGGGGAGAGCGGCGGCGACGACCGATTTCGCGACCACCCCGAGACCGTCGCCGCCGTCGACCGCATCGCCGACGGCCTCGCGAGCGACGAGATGGACGGCTACGACGCGCTGACCGAACTGCTCGCGCTGATTCGCGATCTCGAGGACCGGGGTCCGATCTGCGAACTCCACGAGGAGGAGATGCCCGCACTGCGGGGACTGGGCTGTGACCTCTGCGTGCGCGGCCTCGATCCCGACGTCCGGACCGAGCGCGACGTCCTGTCGACCGTGCGGACGGCCGCGCGAACGCTCGCCGCGGTCCCCGAGATGGCGGACTTCGTGCCGAACGTCGGCACCAACATCGGGATGGCGCTGCCCGAGCCCCGCGACGAGACCGACGTCGCCGCGATTCCGGGTCGCATCTACGCGATCGGCGGCCGCATCGAGATTCCCGCCAACCCCGAGTTCGGCGCCTCGAAACACGTCGCGACGGCCGTCCTCGCCGCCACCGACGTCGATCCGGGGATCCGCGGCGCCGTCAACGTGGCCACTGACGACGGCCTCCTCGAGGCTGCTCGAGAGCGCGGGATCGAGCCGCTCGAGTTCGACGCCGACTACGATGACCGCGACGCCCACCTCCGCGAGCGGTTCGCCGAGCGCGGCGACGTTCCCCGCGTGGCTTACCATCGCGGTGCGTTCGGTATCGAACCGGCAACCTACGTCTTCGGGACGGACGCTGGGGATGCGGTCGAGCGGGTTCGAGACCTGGTCACCGAAGCGACGTAG
- a CDS encoding DUF7284 family protein — protein sequence MRRSNSNADRGVSTVIDVGMALLFITASVLILGVYLGDGTGDPARETGADATVVGHSGEHDGLSAARATEVLSESTISVTYSVEDVRTEDDELFDEPVITDASTYRRTDHGSPIGLLADAALANHRIDGEPVLAYGDEYEEAVDWAIRENLLGAERNFYVIAEWEPYDGARINGTATAGERPPPNADVSSTTTTVPSGFESVDEDELESNWIAAEDWWDGWIDDMADHWSDVNDSSDVPGLTGSDNKSYAAAGAAIGETVVDGFFPPATSQYALENQGINRELKVYHYRSMVETVGDFSFRSPDTHPPLVRHRANAQTANRRVLHGQEGGYDFTDADALAAWIGADIPRAFAEEFAEIDDEYDGEERDRRKLETVLEALSIEDVTITIQTWNE from the coding sequence GTGCGACGATCGAACTCGAACGCCGACCGCGGCGTCAGCACGGTCATCGACGTCGGGATGGCGTTGCTGTTCATCACCGCGAGCGTGCTGATCCTCGGCGTCTACCTCGGCGACGGGACTGGCGACCCCGCCCGCGAGACGGGCGCCGACGCGACCGTGGTCGGCCACTCGGGCGAACACGACGGGCTGTCGGCGGCCCGCGCGACGGAGGTCCTGAGCGAGTCGACGATCAGCGTGACGTACAGCGTCGAAGACGTCCGCACCGAGGACGACGAGCTGTTCGACGAACCGGTGATCACGGACGCAAGCACGTACAGGCGAACCGATCATGGGTCGCCGATCGGGCTGCTGGCCGACGCCGCACTGGCGAACCATCGGATCGACGGGGAGCCCGTCCTCGCCTACGGCGACGAGTACGAGGAGGCCGTCGACTGGGCGATCCGGGAGAACCTGCTGGGCGCCGAACGGAACTTCTACGTCATCGCCGAGTGGGAGCCGTACGACGGCGCACGGATCAACGGGACGGCGACCGCCGGCGAACGGCCCCCGCCGAACGCCGACGTCTCCAGTACGACGACCACGGTCCCTAGCGGCTTCGAATCCGTCGACGAAGACGAACTCGAGAGCAACTGGATAGCAGCCGAGGACTGGTGGGACGGATGGATCGACGATATGGCCGACCACTGGTCGGACGTTAACGACTCGAGCGACGTCCCCGGACTCACGGGGTCCGACAACAAGTCGTACGCCGCAGCCGGGGCCGCGATCGGGGAGACCGTCGTCGACGGCTTCTTCCCGCCCGCGACGTCCCAGTACGCCCTCGAGAATCAGGGAATCAACCGCGAGCTGAAGGTGTACCACTACCGGTCGATGGTCGAGACCGTCGGCGATTTCTCGTTTCGCAGCCCCGACACGCACCCGCCGCTGGTTCGCCACCGAGCGAACGCGCAGACGGCGAACCGCAGGGTTCTCCACGGGCAGGAGGGCGGCTACGACTTCACGGACGCCGACGCGCTCGCCGCGTGGATCGGCGCCGACATCCCGCGAGCGTTCGCGGAAGAGTTCGCCGAAATCGACGACGAATACGACGGCGAGGAGCGCGACCGGCGGAAACTCGAGACTGTCCTCGAGGCACTGTCCATCGAAGACGTGACGATCACGATTCAGACCTGGAACGAATGA
- a CDS encoding PQQ-binding-like beta-propeller repeat protein yields the protein MIERRRQTRRRWLGTCAGVAGITALAGCSESDETSGNGDGTENSGNGRGSLGDDWPMYGVDLRNTAHHPNSTGPDGDKLTKRSLLDREGRGAYQSAIVDETLYVSGTSGRIKAFDLETEEVLWEAERSGPPTVYDGTVYGPTENRSVYGYDGDTGDRWKSDAVDSISGLGLLRPLPTDRGIIVASRESIWNFDPETGAYNEVLEISDPGRGTTNWPAIDDETLYIGHWSELHAVNLETSEIKWTFEPKDGGGLVDSNPAVADGLVYLASYDGKLHAIDADTGEEEWAVDTVANVEASPAVAEGIVYLGERDQVLAVDAASGDLEWQETDAVAGEPEDIVVADGVAYVTTRYGISAYDAASGDLEWEYVIPDESDVVFNTPPTISDGTIYVGSADETWYAIEDA from the coding sequence ATGATCGAACGACGAAGGCAAACGCGACGGCGATGGCTTGGCACATGTGCGGGTGTCGCCGGGATTACCGCCCTCGCGGGTTGTTCCGAGAGCGACGAGACCAGCGGAAATGGCGACGGAACCGAAAACAGCGGGAACGGAAGGGGGTCGCTCGGCGATGACTGGCCGATGTACGGTGTTGACCTGCGGAATACTGCTCATCACCCGAATTCCACGGGACCGGACGGCGACAAACTGACGAAACGATCGCTGCTAGATCGTGAAGGACGAGGTGCCTATCAATCGGCTATCGTCGACGAGACACTGTACGTATCGGGTACGTCGGGACGGATAAAAGCGTTCGACCTCGAGACGGAAGAAGTCCTCTGGGAGGCAGAACGGTCTGGACCGCCGACCGTTTACGACGGAACGGTGTACGGTCCAACTGAGAACAGGAGCGTCTACGGCTACGACGGTGACACCGGTGATCGGTGGAAATCGGATGCCGTCGACTCGATAAGCGGTCTCGGACTACTGCGACCGCTTCCGACCGACCGGGGAATCATCGTTGCGTCTCGAGAATCGATCTGGAATTTTGATCCCGAAACAGGTGCGTACAACGAGGTGCTCGAAATATCAGATCCTGGTCGTGGAACGACTAATTGGCCCGCAATCGACGACGAGACCTTATACATCGGTCACTGGTCAGAATTACATGCGGTAAACCTCGAGACATCCGAGATCAAGTGGACGTTCGAACCCAAAGATGGAGGCGGACTCGTAGACAGTAACCCAGCCGTCGCCGATGGACTGGTCTATCTCGCCAGTTACGATGGGAAACTTCACGCTATCGACGCCGATACCGGTGAGGAGGAGTGGGCAGTCGATACCGTTGCAAACGTCGAGGCGAGTCCCGCCGTTGCGGAGGGAATCGTCTATCTTGGTGAACGGGATCAGGTGCTCGCCGTCGACGCTGCAAGCGGTGATCTCGAGTGGCAGGAAACCGATGCAGTGGCCGGTGAACCCGAGGACATCGTAGTAGCCGACGGAGTAGCGTACGTAACGACCCGATACGGTATTTCGGCGTACGACGCAGCATCCGGAGATCTCGAGTGGGAGTACGTGATACCCGACGAGAGCGATGTCGTATTCAACACGCCCCCCACGATCTCCGACGGAACGATTTACGTCGGGTCGGCAGATGAAACGTGGTATGCAATCGAAGACGCCTAG
- a CDS encoding DUF7286 family protein: protein MTRNRLRTITIADDDRARVPFAVIGVLLLVSSVTIVATLQTRSNPEIDDSTEVAVDRGEAYATSVIRQATVRATDTVVQSPVTTVASDMTGVLDPDDAFRDQTRLTIMAEVTAALEGRKQELSEGRTVAVSAPEVDDWSDPDELETAVGYVELEEEDGIMDVTISDVEFTVRDADGEVETTVTRDVTVSVGTTMMELHDRVEEYESYLNEGMIDSIQNRSGYGYDLAKRLWPLAWGKAYYDRLVSNPGDRAFENVTPNDHVEVMANDARFTAQQEVFGTQDDYGNRVMAGPFLCMAYDLSDSALDLGDTYDFDGIADKLHPDDNVSSVDDLCAEGLVSPDGELPTMPTLEELIMGLLDNVDKSGTIQGHPFADVALQEMDADLSQNDLKSDMWGPLNETSRFTEDYLEDYFGESERSRVDYEGDLDGLQDITGAFDDIRENAININGTNDVIDDVYTVRSEFVDGSITRDGGTHPLPPELDSDEYDTENYTIEETRELTSRIDTNASIEKRTTDGSDTSLDRSLVSFEFKVEMRYTTERDWNYTNTNSSTDLTKSKSRTTTYTGSYELHGEFAPGLEVSSNRVDHVLNSGGQSGPIGTATNWDDAADDVTESFFGERVDDDTDLTSWLRTRESDIESYSDFRDAIKYETSYREDVVLSPNDRGRLHSWIMNDLRDVHLETIKEIEPVEAEIMDILNPSPESPMREIENHVRGIEIRYVNGTSDFENAPDLARMEARQVYFDNIRKYVDSMAAEHEQIAQGRENLMNDLLGNFLDDVNEIINGPMDLLDEILGSGEELLQDEGGASVDTPEVLNNVNIEVDGSPTYHSSQVAVNRTEVPAVRAAGDGPLEIDEDMDFAPMGAAYDNKIGLPGFPLLPWPPLFYLQVDAWEIQIEGEYARFEVQATSGDPSVTDTTTYIREDKDVTLETPDGGEHKLGSIDPIKYENGQTILVIVPAPQFLPKGAPGVGDNQRAGAPANLCSPLWGDIGSDFTGDPEPEEGCL from the coding sequence ATGACACGCAATCGACTTCGAACGATCACGATCGCAGACGACGACCGCGCACGAGTACCGTTCGCCGTCATCGGCGTCCTGTTGCTCGTCAGCAGCGTCACCATCGTCGCCACGCTGCAGACGAGAAGCAACCCGGAAATCGACGACAGCACCGAGGTGGCCGTCGACCGCGGGGAGGCGTACGCGACCAGCGTGATCCGCCAGGCGACCGTCCGCGCGACCGACACGGTCGTCCAGTCGCCGGTGACGACCGTCGCGTCCGACATGACCGGCGTCCTCGACCCCGACGACGCGTTCAGGGACCAGACGCGGTTGACGATCATGGCCGAGGTCACCGCGGCCCTCGAGGGCCGCAAGCAGGAACTCAGCGAGGGCCGGACCGTCGCGGTGTCGGCCCCCGAGGTCGACGACTGGTCCGATCCCGACGAGCTGGAAACCGCGGTCGGGTACGTCGAACTCGAGGAGGAGGACGGAATCATGGACGTGACGATCAGCGACGTCGAGTTCACGGTCCGCGACGCGGACGGCGAGGTCGAGACGACGGTGACTCGCGACGTGACAGTGTCGGTGGGGACGACGATGATGGAACTCCACGACCGCGTCGAGGAGTACGAGTCCTACCTGAACGAGGGGATGATCGACAGCATCCAGAACCGCAGCGGGTACGGGTACGACCTCGCGAAGCGCCTGTGGCCGCTCGCCTGGGGGAAGGCGTACTACGACCGCTTAGTCAGCAACCCCGGCGATCGGGCGTTCGAGAACGTGACGCCGAACGATCACGTCGAGGTCATGGCCAACGACGCGCGGTTCACGGCCCAGCAGGAGGTCTTCGGGACGCAGGACGATTACGGGAACCGCGTGATGGCGGGTCCGTTCCTCTGTATGGCGTACGACCTCTCGGATAGCGCGCTCGATCTCGGGGACACGTACGATTTCGACGGCATCGCCGACAAACTCCATCCCGACGACAACGTCAGCAGCGTCGACGACCTCTGTGCGGAAGGGCTCGTCTCTCCCGACGGCGAACTGCCGACGATGCCGACTCTCGAGGAGCTAATCATGGGACTCCTCGATAACGTCGACAAGAGCGGGACGATCCAGGGCCATCCCTTTGCCGACGTCGCTCTGCAGGAGATGGACGCTGACCTTTCTCAAAATGATCTAAAGAGTGATATGTGGGGTCCGCTGAACGAAACAAGTAGGTTCACCGAAGACTATCTCGAAGACTATTTCGGTGAAAGTGAGAGAAGCAGAGTGGATTACGAGGGAGATTTAGACGGTTTACAAGATATAACCGGAGCGTTCGACGATATCAGGGAGAACGCTATCAATATAAATGGAACAAACGATGTAATTGACGATGTCTATACGGTGAGATCGGAGTTCGTTGACGGATCTATAACCAGAGACGGTGGTACGCATCCGCTCCCGCCGGAGCTCGATTCGGACGAGTACGACACAGAGAACTATACGATAGAGGAAACCAGGGAGTTGACGTCGAGGATCGATACCAATGCGAGTATCGAGAAACGGACCACAGACGGCTCGGATACGAGTCTCGATCGATCGCTAGTTTCCTTCGAGTTCAAGGTTGAGATGCGGTACACCACGGAGCGAGACTGGAACTACACGAACACGAATTCGTCGACGGACCTAACTAAAAGCAAGTCTAGGACCACCACGTACACGGGTTCGTACGAACTCCACGGAGAGTTCGCTCCGGGACTGGAAGTCAGCTCGAACCGCGTTGACCACGTCCTCAACAGCGGCGGACAGTCGGGTCCCATAGGAACCGCGACCAACTGGGATGATGCGGCCGACGACGTAACTGAATCGTTCTTCGGGGAACGGGTCGACGACGATACCGATCTAACGAGCTGGCTCCGGACCAGAGAGAGCGATATCGAGTCCTACAGCGACTTCAGAGACGCGATCAAATACGAAACCAGCTACCGAGAAGACGTGGTACTATCTCCGAACGACAGAGGTCGTCTTCATTCCTGGATTATGAACGATCTCAGGGACGTCCACCTCGAGACCATCAAGGAGATCGAACCCGTCGAGGCCGAGATCATGGATATCCTCAATCCCTCACCAGAGAGCCCAATGCGAGAAATTGAGAACCACGTACGGGGGATAGAAATTCGGTACGTCAACGGGACTTCCGACTTCGAGAACGCTCCCGATCTCGCTCGAATGGAGGCCCGTCAGGTCTACTTCGATAATATTCGGAAGTACGTCGACAGTATGGCTGCGGAGCACGAGCAGATCGCTCAGGGAAGGGAGAATCTAATGAACGACCTTCTGGGAAACTTCTTGGACGACGTGAACGAGATTATCAATGGACCGATGGATCTCCTCGACGAAATTCTGGGCTCCGGTGAAGAATTGCTTCAGGACGAGGGCGGTGCGAGCGTCGACACCCCGGAGGTGCTCAACAACGTCAACATCGAGGTCGACGGCTCACCGACCTATCATTCCTCACAGGTGGCGGTCAACCGGACAGAAGTGCCGGCAGTTCGGGCTGCGGGTGACGGTCCCCTCGAGATCGACGAAGATATGGACTTCGCACCGATGGGGGCCGCCTACGACAACAAGATCGGTCTCCCCGGCTTCCCGCTGCTTCCGTGGCCGCCGCTGTTCTACCTGCAGGTAGACGCTTGGGAGATCCAGATCGAAGGCGAGTACGCCCGCTTCGAGGTGCAGGCGACGAGCGGCGATCCTTCAGTAACTGATACAACCACGTACATCCGCGAGGACAAGGATGTCACGCTCGAAACCCCTGATGGCGGTGAACACAAATTGGGGTCGATCGATCCAATCAAGTATGAGAACGGTCAGACCATCCTGGTCATCGTACCTGCACCGCAGTTTCTTCCAAAGGGTGCACCCGGCGTCGGCGACAATCAACGGGCGGGCGCACCGGCCAATCTCTGTTCACCGCTCTGGGGCGATATCGGATCGGATTTTACGGGGGACCCCGAACCAGAGGAAGGCTGTCTGTAG